The sequence below is a genomic window from Blastococcus sp. Marseille-P5729.
GTCAACACCGACGAGTTCACCAAGCGCAACCTGCAGAAGGTGGGCTACGGCTCGAACCCTCTCGAGGACGGCTCGCTGGAACGGGTCCGCGTGCACCCCATCCAGCTGACCTCGCTGACGGTCGAGGCGCTGAAGGACTTCGAGATCGGCAAGAAGGAGGCTCAGCGCAGCAAGAACATGTTCGCGCTCGGCCTGCTGTGCTGGATGTACAACCGGCCGACTGAGGGCACCGACGACTTCCTGCGCAAGAAGTTCGCCAAGAGCCCGGTGATCGCCGAGGCCAACATCGCCGCCTTCAAGGCAGGCTGGGCGTACGGCGAGACCACCGAGTCCTTCGCGGTCAACTACGAGGTCGCTCCGGCCACCCTGCAGCCGGGCGTCTACCGCACCATCACCGGCAACAAGGCTCTCGCGTACGGGCTGGTCGCCGCCGGCGAGCGCGCCGGCCTGCCGGTGTTCCTCGGCAGCTACCCGATCACGCCGGCCTCGGACATCCTGCACGAGCTGTCGGCGCTGAAGTCCTTCGGCGTGCTGACCTTCCAGGCCGAGGACGAGATCGCCGGCATCGCCTCGGCGCTCGGCGCCGCCTTCGGCGGCCACCTGGGCGTCACGACCACCTCCGGGCCCGGTGTCGCACTGAAGTCCGAGACCATCGGCCTGGCGGTCTCGCTCGAGCTGCCGCTGCTGATCATCGACGTCCAGCGCGGCGGCCCGTCGACCGGCCTGCCGACCAAGACAGAGCAGGCCGACCTGCTGCAGGCGCTCTACGGACGCAACGGTGAGTCCCCGGTCCCGGTCATCGCGGCGCAGTCACCGTCGGACTGCTTCACCACGGCGATCGAGGCGGCCCGCATCGCGATCACCTACCGGACGCCAGTGATCCTGCTGTCCGATGGCTACATCGCCAACGGCAGCGAGCCGTGGAAGGTCCCGTCGGTGGCCGACATCGACCCGATCGAGCTCAACCGCGCCACCGAGCCGAACGGGCCGGACGGCGCCTTCCTGCCGTACAAGCGCGACGAGCAGACCCTAGCCCGCGCGTGGGCGATCCCCGGCTCCGCCGGGCTCGAGCACCGCATCGGCGGCATCGAGAAGGCCAACGAGACCGGTGACATCTCCTACGATCCGGACAACCACGACCTGATGGTGCGGCTGCGCCAGGAGAAGATCGACCGCGTCGCGGCCACCTACGCCCCGACCGAGGTCGACGACCCCTCTGAGTCGGCCAAGGTCCTGGTGCTCGGCTGGGGGTCGACCTACGGCCCGATCACCGCTGGAGTACGCCGGGTCCGCGCCGAGGGCGCGCGCATCGCCCAGGTGCACCTGCGCCACGTCAACCCGTTGCCGGAGGATCTGGGCGAGATCCTGCAGCGCTACGAACGCATCATCATCCCCGAGATGAACCTCGGTCAGCTGCGCACGTTGATCCGCGCGCGCTACCTGGTGGACGCCGAGGGATACAACAAGGTCCGCGGCCTGCCCTTCGGCCCCGCGGAGCTCGCCGACGTGCTCGGCGCAATCGTGAAGGAGGTCGATGGCTCATGAGCGAGCAGGTGATGCTCGGAATGCCCAAGGTCGGCGGCATGGACGGCGTACCGCTGGCGGATGCGCCGCTGTCGCGCAAGGAGTTCACCTCGTCGTCCGAGGTGCGCTGGTGCCCCGGCTGTGGCGACTACGCCATCCTCGCGGCCTTTCAGGGGTTCCTACCCGAGTTGGGCGTCAAGCGCGAGAACGTCGTGATGGTCTCGGGGATCGGTTGCTCGTCGCGGTTCCCCTACTACGTCGACACCTACGGCATGCACTCGATCCATGGCCGCGCGCCGGCGATCGCGACCGGCCTGGCCACCGCTCGTCCCGACCTGTCGGTCTGGGTCATCACCGGCGACGGTGACGCGCTGTCGATCGGCGGCAACCATCTCATCCACGCCCTGCGCCGCAACGTCAACATCAAGATCCTGCTGTTCAACAACCGGATCTACGGCCTGACGAAGGGCCAGTACTCTCCGACGTCCGAGATAGGCAAGGTCACCAAGTCGACGCCGGCTGGCTCACTGGACCGGCCCTTCAACCCGGTGTCGCTGGCCCTGGGCGCCGAGGCGTCGTTCGTCGCCCGGACGCTGGACTCCGACCGTGCGCACCTGACTTCGGTGCTCACCGCCGCGGCTGCCCACAACGGCTCGGCGCTGGTGGAGATCTACCAGAACTGCAACATCTTCAACGACGGCGCGTTCGACATCCTAAAGAACCCGGATACCCGGGATGAGGCGATCATCCCGATCGAGCACGGTCAGCCGCTGGTGTTCGGCAAGCAGCAGCCCCGCGCCGTGGTGCGCGACGGCTTCTCGATGAAGGTCGTCGACGCAGCCAGCGTCGCGGAGTCCGAGATCCTCACCCATGATGCGCACTGCGACGACCCGTCGTACGCGTTCGCGCTGTCCAGGCTGTCGGGTTCGGACCTGTCGCACACCCCGATGGGCATCTTCCGACAGGTGCAGCGGCCGACCTACGACTCGGCGGCGCAGGCCCAGCTGCAGCAGCAGGTCGAGGCGGGCCCGTCGGACGTCGACGCGCTGCTGCGCGGGCACGACACCTGGACCATCGCCTAGGCCCTTCCAGCCGGACGGCGGCCGCCCCACCCGGGGTGGCCGCCGTTCTCGCTCTCCAGGCCGCTGAGGTCGCGACGCCTCAGCGACCTGGATCACAATTCGGTCACCGCTGCATCTCGTTAACCGGTCGTTTCCCTGCAATTCATCGAAATTGAGTGTAGGCTAGGGAAAACCCGCCATTCGCGGCCGATTTCCCTCAGAAAATAGGGAGCGCTTCACCACTTAGGAGTCCCAATGAACCCGATCGCCTATCGTGTCGTGCGCGCGCCTGTGCGCTCAATCGTCTTCGCCCTGCTCGCCCTGCTCGCGCTCATGCACGCGTCCGGGACGATCGATCGCCTGACCGGCCCCGCTGTCTCCAGCGTGCTTGCCTTCCTGCTGATCGTGGCAGCCGCCGGCTTCCTCGCCTTCAACGCCTGGTACGCCCGCGATCACCGCTCGATCGACCCGCCCCTCGCGCGCCGCATGCGCCTGGGCCGCGCCGGCTTCCTGGCGATCGCCGCGCTGTGCGGTCTCGCCGCACTGAGCCCAGTCGCCGGGCCGCTCGTCGCCATCGCCCTCGCCGGCCTGGCCTTCTCGCTGCGCGGGGTCCACGAGGACGCCACGATCGCGGCACGGGAGCATCGCCCGCTGCTGACCGACTCGCAGATCGCCCAGGCGATCTAGCACGGGCTCAGCTCGACCGCACCTGCATGAAGTCCACGAGGGCATCCAGCGCCTCGCGAGCCGCCCCGTTCGGCAGCGCGGCAAGATGCGCACGGGCGCGGTCGACGTACTGCCCCAGCACCTCACGCGCCCGGTCCATGCCGGTGGACTGACGTAGCAGCAGCAGCGCCTCGCGGTGCTGTGCATCGTCGGTCAACGGACCGGCCTCCAGCAGCTCACGCAGCCGGGGGTCGGTCTGTTCGTCGGCCAGCGCGAAGAGCATCGGCAGGGTCCGTACGCCCTCGCGCAGATCGGTGCCGGTGGCCTTGCCCAGATCCTCCTCCTCGGAGGTGATGTCGATCAGGTCGTCCGACAGCTGGAATGCCATGCCGATCGCCTCGCCGAAATCGGTCATCGCGGCGATCACCTCGGGCGCGGCCCCCGCGAACATCGCGCCGAACCGTCCCGAGGTCGCGATCAGCGAGCCGGTCTTGCCGGCGAGCACCTCCAGGTAGCGCTCGACGGGGTCGGTGCCTGGCGGCGGATCGACGGTCTCCTGGATCTGGCCGGTGACCAGCCGCTGGAAGGTCTCAGCCTGGATCCGCACCGCCTCCGGGCCGAGCTGTGCAACGAGCAACGACGCTGCCGCGAACAGGTAGTCCCCCGCGAGGATCGCGATGCTGTTGGTCCAGCGCGAGTTCGCGCTCTCGGCGCCGCGGCGGATCTCCGCCTCGTCCATCACGTCGTCGTGGTAGAGCGTGGCCAGGTGGGTCAGCTCGACCACGACCGCCGCCTTGTCCACCTCGTCCCGCCCGGGCTCGCCCAGGTGGGATGCCAGCAGCACCAGCAACGGACGAAAGCGCTTTCCGCCGGCCTGCGCCAGGTGCTTGGCAGCATCCCGGACGGTCAGCTCGTCGCTGTGGCAGGCATCCATCAACCGCTGCTCGACCCGCTCGAGCCCGGCCCGCAGGTCACTGGCGATCTGCGCGTCAGGGAAGTCGATCCCGGCCACCCGCAGTGACCGCTCGGCGGTGAATCGTCCCATCCGTCAGCCGATGAACGGGGTGGCCTTGGCCACGAGGTCGAGCAGGGGTCCGGGAATGATGCCGAACAAGACCGTCAATGCCGTGGTGATCCAGATGACGACGTCGGTCGACGTCCCGGGATCGACGACGTCGGCGGCGTCCTCCTCCGGCTCGTGGAAGTACATCAGCACGACCAGGCGCAGGTAGAAGACGGCCGTGACGGCGCTCAGCAGCAGCGCGATGACCACGACCCAGGTGTAGCCGGCGTCGATGGCGGCGCTGAATGCCTGGAACTTGCCGATGAACCCGGCGGTCAGCGGGATGCCGGTCATCGACAGCATCAGGATCGTCATGATCGCCGCGAGGACGGGCTTGCGGCGGCCCATCCCCTTCCAGTCCTCGAACCGGGCGGCCTCCCCGTCCGGGCGACGAATCAGGCTCACGCAGGCGAATGCCGCGACCGTGCTCAGGCCGTAGGTGACCAGGTAGAACAGTGACGCGGTGACGCCGTGCTGGGTGTTGGCCAGTACCGCGACCATGATGAAGCCCGCGTGCGCGATCGACGAGTACGCCAGCATCCGCTTGAGGTTGACCTGCGACAGGCCGTACAGCGCACCGGTAGCCATCGAGATCAGCGCGAACCCGGCCAGCACCGGCTGCCAGCTGCTGCCGACCGCGGTGAACCCGATGTACAGCACGCGCAACAGCGCGACGAACGCCGCGAGCTTGGTGGCGGCCGCCATGAACGCGGTCAAGGGCGTCGGCGAGCCCTGGTATACGTCCGGCGTCCACTGGTGGAAGGGCGCGATGCCGGCCTTGAAGAATAGGCCCACCAGGATCAGGCCGAGGCCCAGCAGCATCAGCGAGTCGTTGGCGAACTCGCTGGTCGTGGCCTCGAACACGCCACGGAGGTCGACCGAACCGGAGAAGCCGTAGATCAGCGCGACGCCGAAGACGAAGAATCCTGAGCCGAACGAGCCGAGCAGGAAGTACTTCAGCGCGGCCTCCTGCGACAGCAGGCGGCGGCGCCGGTTCAGTCCGACGATGACGTACAGCGCCAGGGAGAAGACCTCGAGCGCCACGAACATGACCAGGAGGTTGTTCGTGGAGACGAAGACCATCATGCCCGCGAGCACGAACAATGCCAGCGGGAAGACCTCGGTCTGCACCCGGTCCGAGGGCAGTAGCGCGCGGTCGGCCCGCGAGCCGGCCGGCAGCGCGCCCTCGGCGACGAAGTGGCTGACCTTCGTACCGCCGACCGCGTCCAGGCTGCGGTCGCCGTACAGCATCGTGGCCAGCAGACCGAACACCAGCAGCGCGGCCATCGCGAAGAGTCCGGGAGCGTCGATCGTGATCGCGCCGCCGGCGGTGATCTCACGGGTGTTGCGCTCGGCGTACACCGCGATCAGTGCGCCGAAGATCGCGACGACCGACAGGCCGACCTGCGAGGGGAATCGCGCGGTGCGAGGGACGAACGCCTCGACGAGGACTCCGATCAACGCGGCGATCAGGATGACCAGGATCGGCGACAGCGAGGTGTACGCGATCGAGGGGGCGTCAAGAGCGAGGTGGTTCACTTGCCGGCTCCGTTCGCGGACGAGTCAACCGGTGCGCCCGGATCGTCGATTCCGACATCGATCTGCAATGTCTGCTCCACAGCTGGGTTGATGATGTCCAGGACCGGTTGTGGGTAGAAGCCGAGCACGAACACCAGCACGACCAGCGGGGCCAGCACGCCGGCCTCGCGCGTGGTCAGGTCGCCGAAGACGCGCTCACGCACCGACCGTGCGGTGCGGGTCGCGGCGCGCTGCTTCACGGCTGTCGCGCCTCGTCCGTGCACCTCCGCGTCCTCGTCGGCGTCCGCGTCGTGGGTGCTGCTGGAGTGGTCGGCGTGCCCGCCATAACCGCCCTCGGGCATCGGGACCACGCCCCGGGCCGGACCCATCAGCATGCGCTGGATCAGCCACAGGACGTACAGCGCGGCGAACACGATGCCGATGCTGGCGATGATCGTGAACACCGGCTCACGACCGTACGAGCCGAGCAGCACCATGAACTCTGAGACGAACGAGTTCGTGCCGGGCAACGCCAGACCCGCCATGCCGGCGATGAAGGTGATCCCGGCCAGCCACGGCGCCACTCGGATCACGCCGCCGTAGTCGGTGACGCGGCGGCTGCGGCCGCGGGCGATGATCATGCCGACAGTCAGCAACAGCAGGCCGGTGGCGATGCCGTGGTTGAACATGTAGAGCACCGCGCCCGCGCCGGCCTGGGTGGTGAAGGCGAAGATGCCCAGCGCGATGTAGCCGAAGTGCGCGATCGAGGTGTAGGTGACCAGCCGCTTGACGTCGTCCGCACCGATCGCCTGCAGGGCCGCGTAGATGATGCCGATGACCGCCAGCACCAGCACCAGTGGTGCCAGATCACGCGAGGCGTCGGGGAACAGCGGCAGGCAGTAGCGCAGGAACCCGAAGGTGCCGACCTTGTCGAGCACGCCCACCAGCAGCACGGTGGTGCCGATGGGTGCCTCGGCACCGGAGGCGGGCAGCCAGGTGTGCAGCGGCACCAGCGGCGCCTTGATCGCGAACGCGATGAAGAAGCCGAGGAACAGCCAGGTCTGGGTGCCGGAGTCGATGTCCATCTGGCGCAGGGCGTCCCACGAGAAGGTGGCGGCGCCCTCGCTGCGGCTGACGACGTAGAGGCCGATGACGCTGCCGAGCATGACCAGGCCGCCGACGAGGCTGTAGATGATGAACTTCATCGCGGCCGGACGGCGCCGCGAGGACCCGTACCCGCCAATCAGGAAGTACGTCGGGATCAGCATCGCCTCGAAGAAGACGTAGAACAAGAACACATCGGTGGCGGCGAACACGCCGATCATGAAGACCTCGAGCAGCAGGATCCACGCGAAGTACCGGGCGCGCGATCCGCTGGCGGGACGGTCCGGGTCGTCGGAGCCGGGCTCGTTGATGTCATCGCCGAGCGACTCGCGTCGCCAGGACGCGATCATCACGATCGGAACGAGCAGCGCAGTCAGCACGATCATCAGCAGCGCGATGCCGTCGGCGCCGAGCGAGAAGCTGACCCCGAGCGACTTGATCCAGCTGACGCTCGTGGTGAACTGCAACCGCTCGCCGTCGGGCTCGAAGGCCACCAGCATGACCACCGCTACCAGCAGCTCGGCCAGCGCGAAGCCCACTGCGGCCTTCTTGGCGATGTCCTGACCGGTCTCGTCGCGCCCGATGATGGCCACGACGATCGCGCCCAGCAGCGGCAGGACGATCAGCAGGAAGAGGAAGGGAAAGTCACTCACGAGTACCTCACCGCCAGCAGCGCGATGACCACCAGGATCACGCCCCCGAGCATGGACAGGGCATAACTACGTACGGCGCCGTTCTGGACGCGCCGGGCCCGTATCGAGCCGGCCATGATGCCGCCCGACAGGCCGTTCACCGCGCCGTCGACACCGCGCTCCTCGAGCCACAGCGATGCGCGGGTGAGCGCCAGGCCGGGCTTCTCGAAGACGGTCTCGTTGAACTTGTCGCCGTACAGGTTGGCGCGGGCGGCCGTGACGATCGGGTTGACCGTGGCCGGGGCCTGACGCGGCACGTCGCGCCGGCCGACGAAGAACCAGGCAGCGGCGACGCCGAGCAGGATGACGACGATCGTCAGCACCACCAGCACCGCGGCCGGGATAGGGCTGGCCTCCATCGCGTGATGCAGGTCAATCTCGGCGCCGAGCGAGGGCTCCAGCCACCCCGGGAGGTTGTTGGCCAGGAACCAGCCGCCGCCGATCGAGCCGATCGCCAGCAGGATCATCGGCACGGTCATCGACGCCGGGGACTCGTGCGGGTGCACGTCCTCGTCCCAGCGCGGCTTGCCGAAGAAGGTCATGAACACCAGGCGGCTCATGTAGAAGGCGGTGAGGCCCGCGGCCAGCAGCGCGGCGCCGCCGAGCAACCAGCCCTTCAGACCACCCTCGGCGAACGCGGCCTCGATGATCGGGTCCTTGGAGAAGTAGCCGGACAGCGGCGGGATGCCGATCAGCGCCAGGTAGCCCAGCAGGAAGGTGACGAAGGTGATCTTCATGTGCTTCCACAGACCACCGAACTTGCGCATGTCGACCTCGTCGTTCATGCCGTGCATGACCGATCCGGCGCCGAGGAACAGCCCGGCCTTGAAGAAGCCGTGCGCGACCAGGTGCACGATCGCCAGCGCGTACACGCCGGCGCCGAGCCCGGCGGCCAGGAACATGTAGCCGATCTGCGAGACGGTCGAGTAGGCCAGCACCTTCTTGATGTCGTCGTACGCGCAGCCGGCGATCGCGCCGTAGAGGATCGTCACGGCACCGACCACGACCACGACCAGCTGCGCGGTCTCGCTGGCGTCGAAGATCGGGTTGGCTCGGCAGATCAGGTAGACGCCCGCGGTGACCATGGTAGCGGCGTGGATCAGGGCGGAGACGGGGGTCGGGCCTTCCATCGCATCCGGGAGCCAGGCCTGCAGCGGCACCTGACCGGACTTGCCGCACGCACCGAGCAGCAGCAGCAGGCCGATGGCGGTGATCACTGCGCCACTGAGCGCACCGACGTTGGCGAAGACGTTCTCGTAGGAGGTCGAGCCGATCTTGGTGAACATCAGCAGGATCGCCAGCAGCAGGCCGACGTCGCCGACGCGGTTCATGATGAAGGCCTTCTTCGCGGCGGTCGCGGCGGCCGGTCGGTAGTTCCAGAACGAGATCAGCAGGTAGGACGCGACGCCGACCCCCTCCCAGCCGAAGTACAGCGCCACGAACGAGTTGCCCAGGACCAGCAGCAGCATGGCCGCGACGAACAGGTTCAGGTAGGCGAAGAACTTACGGCGTTCGGGGTCGTGGCTCATGTAGCCGATCGAGTAGATGTGGATCAGCGATCCGACACCGGTGATCAGCAGCACGAACGTCATCGACAGCGGGTCGAGCAGCAGCCCGGCGTCGATCTGCAGGTCACCGGAAGCGCTCCAGGTGAACATGTGCAAGTTCTGCGCCTTGTCGGGGCTGCCCTTCAGCTCGAAGAAAAGGTACAGGCCAAGAGCGAAGGAGGCGATCACGGTCGCGCAGCCGAGCAGGTGGCCCCACGCGTTTGCGCGCCGGCCGGCCAGCAACAGTATCGCCGCACCCGCGGCGGGCAGGGCGATCAGCAGCCACGTCAGGGTGAAGGGCGCGCCCGCGGTCACCGCTTCAACCTGCTCGGCGGCAAGTGTCATAGAGGTCGTCACTGTCTGTCCCTTAGTACTTCAGCAGGTTCGCATCGTCGACGGACGCCGAGCGACGACTCCGGAAGATGGCCATGATGATCGCCAGGCCGATCACGACCTCAGCCGCGGCGACCACGAGCACGATCAGCGCGATGAGCTGGCCGTCGAGCTCGCCGTGCATGCGCCCGAAGGTCGCGAAGGCGAGGTTGGCCGAGTTCAGCATCAGCTCGATCGACATGAACACGACGATGGCGTTGCGCCGCACGAGCACGCCGACGACGCCGATCGTGAACAGGATGGCCGCGAGGACCAGATACGCCGCGGGGCTCATACGTCCTCCCCTTCGGAGATGGTGCGGGTGCCGGCGGCGTCATGACGCGGCTGGGTGTCCCGGCCGATGAGGTGGCCCTTGGCCATCGGGAGCATCTCGACGCCGGTCGACTGGCTCTCCTCGGCGATGGAGCCGTCCGGCAGCAGCGCCGGGGTGGCCACGGAGTGCGAGGTCGCAAACACGCCGG
It includes:
- the nuoL gene encoding NADH-quinone oxidoreductase subunit L, producing MTLAAEQVEAVTAGAPFTLTWLLIALPAAGAAILLLAGRRANAWGHLLGCATVIASFALGLYLFFELKGSPDKAQNLHMFTWSASGDLQIDAGLLLDPLSMTFVLLITGVGSLIHIYSIGYMSHDPERRKFFAYLNLFVAAMLLLVLGNSFVALYFGWEGVGVASYLLISFWNYRPAAATAAKKAFIMNRVGDVGLLLAILLMFTKIGSTSYENVFANVGALSGAVITAIGLLLLLGACGKSGQVPLQAWLPDAMEGPTPVSALIHAATMVTAGVYLICRANPIFDASETAQLVVVVVGAVTILYGAIAGCAYDDIKKVLAYSTVSQIGYMFLAAGLGAGVYALAIVHLVAHGFFKAGLFLGAGSVMHGMNDEVDMRKFGGLWKHMKITFVTFLLGYLALIGIPPLSGYFSKDPIIEAAFAEGGLKGWLLGGAALLAAGLTAFYMSRLVFMTFFGKPRWDEDVHPHESPASMTVPMILLAIGSIGGGWFLANNLPGWLEPSLGAEIDLHHAMEASPIPAAVLVVLTIVVILLGVAAAWFFVGRRDVPRQAPATVNPIVTAARANLYGDKFNETVFEKPGLALTRASLWLEERGVDGAVNGLSGGIMAGSIRARRVQNGAVRSYALSMLGGVILVVIALLAVRYS
- a CDS encoding 2-oxoacid:ferredoxin oxidoreductase subunit beta — translated: MSEQVMLGMPKVGGMDGVPLADAPLSRKEFTSSSEVRWCPGCGDYAILAAFQGFLPELGVKRENVVMVSGIGCSSRFPYYVDTYGMHSIHGRAPAIATGLATARPDLSVWVITGDGDALSIGGNHLIHALRRNVNIKILLFNNRIYGLTKGQYSPTSEIGKVTKSTPAGSLDRPFNPVSLALGAEASFVARTLDSDRAHLTSVLTAAAAHNGSALVEIYQNCNIFNDGAFDILKNPDTRDEAIIPIEHGQPLVFGKQQPRAVVRDGFSMKVVDAASVAESEILTHDAHCDDPSYAFALSRLSGSDLSHTPMGIFRQVQRPTYDSAAQAQLQQQVEAGPSDVDALLRGHDTWTIA
- a CDS encoding polyprenyl synthetase family protein; this encodes MGRFTAERSLRVAGIDFPDAQIASDLRAGLERVEQRLMDACHSDELTVRDAAKHLAQAGGKRFRPLLVLLASHLGEPGRDEVDKAAVVVELTHLATLYHDDVMDEAEIRRGAESANSRWTNSIAILAGDYLFAAASLLVAQLGPEAVRIQAETFQRLVTGQIQETVDPPPGTDPVERYLEVLAGKTGSLIATSGRFGAMFAGAAPEVIAAMTDFGEAIGMAFQLSDDLIDITSEEEDLGKATGTDLREGVRTLPMLFALADEQTDPRLRELLEAGPLTDDAQHREALLLLRQSTGMDRAREVLGQYVDRARAHLAALPNGAAREALDALVDFMQVRSS
- the nuoK gene encoding NADH-quinone oxidoreductase subunit NuoK, producing MSPAAYLVLAAILFTIGVVGVLVRRNAIVVFMSIELMLNSANLAFATFGRMHGELDGQLIALIVLVVAAAEVVIGLAIIMAIFRSRRSASVDDANLLKY
- a CDS encoding NADH-quinone oxidoreductase subunit M, with translation MSDFPFLFLLIVLPLLGAIVVAIIGRDETGQDIAKKAAVGFALAELLVAVVMLVAFEPDGERLQFTTSVSWIKSLGVSFSLGADGIALLMIVLTALLVPIVMIASWRRESLGDDINEPGSDDPDRPASGSRARYFAWILLLEVFMIGVFAATDVFLFYVFFEAMLIPTYFLIGGYGSSRRRPAAMKFIIYSLVGGLVMLGSVIGLYVVSRSEGAATFSWDALRQMDIDSGTQTWLFLGFFIAFAIKAPLVPLHTWLPASGAEAPIGTTVLLVGVLDKVGTFGFLRYCLPLFPDASRDLAPLVLVLAVIGIIYAALQAIGADDVKRLVTYTSIAHFGYIALGIFAFTTQAGAGAVLYMFNHGIATGLLLLTVGMIIARGRSRRVTDYGGVIRVAPWLAGITFIAGMAGLALPGTNSFVSEFMVLLGSYGREPVFTIIASIGIVFAALYVLWLIQRMLMGPARGVVPMPEGGYGGHADHSSSTHDADADEDAEVHGRGATAVKQRAATRTARSVRERVFGDLTTREAGVLAPLVVLVFVLGFYPQPVLDIINPAVEQTLQIDVGIDDPGAPVDSSANGAGK
- a CDS encoding 2-oxoacid:acceptor oxidoreductase subunit alpha is translated as MAKETQQLQRVVIRIAGDSGDGMQLTGDRFTTETAAFGNDLSTLPNFPAEIRAPAGTLAGVSSFQLHFADYDIVTPGDAPDVLVAMNPAALKANIRDVPDGKDVIVNTDEFTKRNLQKVGYGSNPLEDGSLERVRVHPIQLTSLTVEALKDFEIGKKEAQRSKNMFALGLLCWMYNRPTEGTDDFLRKKFAKSPVIAEANIAAFKAGWAYGETTESFAVNYEVAPATLQPGVYRTITGNKALAYGLVAAGERAGLPVFLGSYPITPASDILHELSALKSFGVLTFQAEDEIAGIASALGAAFGGHLGVTTTSGPGVALKSETIGLAVSLELPLLIIDVQRGGPSTGLPTKTEQADLLQALYGRNGESPVPVIAAQSPSDCFTTAIEAARIAITYRTPVILLSDGYIANGSEPWKVPSVADIDPIELNRATEPNGPDGAFLPYKRDEQTLARAWAIPGSAGLEHRIGGIEKANETGDISYDPDNHDLMVRLRQEKIDRVAATYAPTEVDDPSESAKVLVLGWGSTYGPITAGVRRVRAEGARIAQVHLRHVNPLPEDLGEILQRYERIIIPEMNLGQLRTLIRARYLVDAEGYNKVRGLPFGPAELADVLGAIVKEVDGS
- the nuoN gene encoding NADH-quinone oxidoreductase subunit NuoN, which produces MNHLALDAPSIAYTSLSPILVILIAALIGVLVEAFVPRTARFPSQVGLSVVAIFGALIAVYAERNTREITAGGAITIDAPGLFAMAALLVFGLLATMLYGDRSLDAVGGTKVSHFVAEGALPAGSRADRALLPSDRVQTEVFPLALFVLAGMMVFVSTNNLLVMFVALEVFSLALYVIVGLNRRRRLLSQEAALKYFLLGSFGSGFFVFGVALIYGFSGSVDLRGVFEATTSEFANDSLMLLGLGLILVGLFFKAGIAPFHQWTPDVYQGSPTPLTAFMAAATKLAAFVALLRVLYIGFTAVGSSWQPVLAGFALISMATGALYGLSQVNLKRMLAYSSIAHAGFIMVAVLANTQHGVTASLFYLVTYGLSTVAAFACVSLIRRPDGEAARFEDWKGMGRRKPVLAAIMTILMLSMTGIPLTAGFIGKFQAFSAAIDAGYTWVVVIALLLSAVTAVFYLRLVVLMYFHEPEEDAADVVDPGTSTDVVIWITTALTVLFGIIPGPLLDLVAKATPFIG